From the genome of Mycteria americana isolate JAX WOST 10 ecotype Jacksonville Zoo and Gardens chromosome 12, USCA_MyAme_1.0, whole genome shotgun sequence, one region includes:
- the LOC142416199 gene encoding hemoglobin subunit pi — protein sequence MTLTQAEKAAVVTIWAKVATQADAIGAESLERLFSSYPQTKTYFPHFDLSQGSAQLRSHGSKVMNAIGEAVKHVDDIRGALAKLSELHAYILRVDPVNFKLLSHCILCSVAARYPSDFTPEVHAAWDKFLSSVSSVLTEKYR from the exons ATGACGCTGACTCAAGCCGAGAAGGCCGCTGTGGTCACCATCTGGGCAAAGGTGGCTACCCAAGCCGATGCCATTGGGGCAGAATCACTGGAGAG GCTTTTCTCCAGCTACCCCCAGACAAAAACCTACTTCCCTCACTTTGATCTCAGCCAAGGCTCAGCTCAGCTTCGTAGTCATGGCTCCAAGGTCATGAATGCCATCGGGGAAGCTGTGAAGCACGTTGATGACATTAGAGGCGCTTTGGCCAAACTCAGTGAGCTGCATGCTTACATCCTCAGGGTGGACCCAGTGAACTTCAAG CTGCTTTCCCACTGTATCCTGTGCTCTGTGGCTGCCCGCTATCCCAGTGACTTTACCCCTGAAGTTCATGCTGCGTGGGACAAGTTCCTGTCCAGTGTTTCCTCTGTTCTGACTGAGAAGTACAGATAA
- the LOC142416074 gene encoding hemoglobin subunit alpha-2: MLTAADKKLIQQVWEKVLGHQEDFGAEALERMFITYPQTKTYFPHFDLHHGSDHIRGHGKKVVTALGNSVKSLDNLSQALSKLSNLHAYNLRVDPVNFKLLSQCFQVVLAVHLGNSYTPEVHAAFDKFLSAVAAVLAEKYR; the protein is encoded by the exons ATGCTGACCGCCGCCGACAAGAAGCTGATCCAGCAGGTCTGGGAGAAGGTGCTCGGCCACCAGGAGGACTTTGGAGCCGAGGCCCTGGAGAG GATGTTTATCACCTACCCCCAGACCAAGACCTACTTCCCCCACTTCGACCTGCACCACGGTTCCGACCACATCCGCGGCCACGGCAAGAAGGTGGTGACCGCCTTGGGCAACAGCGTCAAGAGCCTGGACAACCTCAGCCAGGCCCTGTCCAAGCTCAGCAACCTGCACGCCTACAACCTGCGCGTCGACCCGGTCAACTTcaag ctgctgtcGCAGTGCTTCCAGGTGGTGCTGGCCGTGCACCTGGGCAACAGCTACACCCCCGAGGTGCACGCTGCCTTCGACAAGTTCCTGTCAGCCGTGGCCGCCGTGCTGGCCGAGAAGTACAGATGA
- the LOC142416058 gene encoding hemoglobin subunit alpha-A yields the protein MVLSGNDKSNVKGVFGKIGPHCEDYGAETLERMFTVHPQTKTYFPHFDLHRGSAQIKAHGKKVAGALLEAVNHIDDIAGALSKLSDLHAQKLRVDPVNFKLLGQCFLVVVAVHHPSLLTPEVHASLDKFLCTVSTVLTDKYR from the exons ATGGTGCTGTCCGGCAACGACAAGAGCAACGTGAAGGGCGTCTTCGGCAAAATCGGCCCCCATTGCGAGGATTATGGCGCCGAGACCCTGGAGAG GATGTTCACCGTCCACCCCCAGACCAAGACCTACTTCCCCCACTTCGACCTGCATCGTGGCTCCGCTCAGATCAAGGCGCACGGCAAGAAGGTGGCGGGCGCACTGCTCGAGGCTGTCAACCACATTGATGACATCGCCGGTGCCCTCTCCAAGCTCAGCGACCTCCACGCCCAAAAGCTCCGCGTGGACCCTGTCAACTTCAAA CTGCTGGGCCAATGCTTCCTGGTGGTGGTGGCCGTCCACCACCCCTCTCTCCTGACCCCGGAGGTCCATGCTTCCCTGGACAAGTTCCTGTGCACCGTGAGCACCGTGCTGACTGACAAGTACCGTTAA
- the LOC142416082 gene encoding uncharacterized protein LOC142416082, with translation MAWVRGFAPQVHLLHVTWCHFGLPLLWQCRLPPPHQHQGCSNTSRKTNLGRQWGKYLTCPAPDHCRCAACRSQGSWAGTLAQGEPSCRTVLPACLARGAGCVLGHTKPRPPRDAQCKEPGAHVPLCQQTWGAQLLGHPALEMGSCTPRSWHQCPQCARDLGLAGSPSWQPPSPCPEAPAQLRRQDQGLALCTLCGAPIKQHGLRSPSCGSSDKWLGQNSSWLFGAQWFFGQAEPRESAAEPGRCPLPRNASCLRTRHGMGAGGSESLRGQRGQLPSPSPPCTYRPLRCSDTLPLVHTPGA, from the coding sequence ATGGCCTGGGTCCGGGGCTTTGCCCCCCAAGTCCACCTCCTCCACGTCACCTGGTGCCATTTTGGGCTGCCGCTGCTGTGGCAATGCAGATTGCCTCCACCTCATCAGCACCAGGGCTGCAGCAATACAAGCCGCAAAACCAACCTGGGCAGGCAGTGGGGGAAATATTTGACCTGCCCCGCTCCAGACCACTGCCGCTGCGCTGCCTGCAGGTCCCAAGGCAGCTGGGCAGGAACGCTAGCTCAGGGAGAGCCAAGCTGTAGAACGGTGCTGCCAGCGTGTCTGGCCCGTGGGGCAGGTTGTGTCCTGGGACACACGAAGCCACGGCCACCAAGGGATGCCCAGTGCAAGGAGCCCGGGGCTCACGTGCCCCTGTGCCAGCAGACATGGGGTGCCCAGCTGCTGGGGCACCCAGCACTGGAAATGGGCTCCTGCACCCCTCGGAGCTGgcaccagtgtccccagtgtgCTCGGGACCTGGGGCTGGCTGGAAGCCCATCCTGGCagcctccttctccctgcccggAGGCTCCAGCTCAGCTGCGCAGGCAGGACCAAGGCTTGGCCCTCTGCACCCTCTGCGGGGCCCCGATAAAGCAGCACGGCTTGAGGTCCCCATCTTGTGGCAGCAGCGACAAATGGCTGGGACAAAACTCATCCTGGCTCTTCGGAGCTCAGTGGTTCTTTGGCCAGGCAGAGCCCCGGGAAAGCGCTGCAGAGCCAGGACGCTGCCCGCTGCCACGCAACGCGTCCTGCCTAAGGACACGACACGGCATGGGAGCGGGTGGAAGCGAAAGCCTGCGAGGGCAGCGGGGACAACTGCCAAGCCCTTCCCCTCCATGCACGTACCGTCCCCTGCGTTGCTCTGACACCCTGCCTCTTGTGCACACACCGGGTGCGTAA